The Actinomyces lilanjuaniae genome segment CGTAGACGGCCGCGATGACGACACCGGTCACCGCTGCCACCCCCAGGGGCACCGACACGGAGAAGGTCCCGGTCAGCACCATCCACTCCGGGACGAAGCCGGACAGTCCCGGCAGGGCGATCGAGGCCAGCCCGGAGACCAGGAAGGTCCCCGCCGCCACTGGCATCACACGAGCTAGCCCGCCGAGCTCGGAGATGTTGACGGTCCCGGTGCGCCGGGCGACAAAGCCGGTCACCAGGTAGAGGCCGGCGATGCTCAGGCCGTGGGCGACCATGTAGACCATGGCCCCGGTGGCGGCCACCTGGCTCCCGCTGAAGATACCCAGCACCATGAACCCGAAGTGGCTGACAGAGGTGTAGGAGATGAGGCGGTAGAGGTTGTCCTGGGCGACAGCGGCCAGGCCGCCATAGATGATTGAGACCAGGGCCAGCACCACCACGACCGGGGAGGCCCATCGGGAGGCCTCAGGAAACAGGGGCAGGACCAGGGTGACCATCCCGTAGGTGCCGATCTTGTCCAGCACCCCGATGAGAAGGACAGAGGTGCCGGGTGTGGCCTGCTCGGCGGCATCAGGCAGCCAGGTGTGCAGGGGGACCATGGGTGCCTTGACAGCGAAGGCGATAAAGAAGCTGAGGAACAGCCAACGGGACATGGTCGGGGACAGGGTCAGGTTGCCCGCCATGGTGTCGATGAGGAAGCCGACCTGGTTCTCGGAGGTGTAGATAGCCAGCATGACTACGCCCAGGAGCATGACCAGGCCCCCCGCCAGGGAGTACAGGAGGAACTTCAGGGCTGCGCGCTGACGCCCTGGTCCGCCCAGGCACCCGATGAGGAAGTAAACCGGTACCAGCATCGCCTCGAAGCAGACGTAGAAGAGGAACAGGTCACGTGCGCTGAAGATGACCACCACGAAGGCCTCCAGGGCCAGGACCAGGCCAGTGAGAAGGGCCTGACGCTCCTGGGGGACCTCCTTCCAGGAGGCCAGCAGCACCACCGGTACCAAGACGGCGCCCAGAAGGAGCATGGACAGGCCCAGACCGTTGACACCAAGAGCCCAGTAGGCACCGAAGGAGGGAATCCAGGGGGTGGTCTGCGCCAGCTGGACCGTCCCCGCCTGGGACAGGTCGAACATGCTCAGCGCCCACACCCCCACCGCGAGCACGGCCAGGGACACGGCCAGGCCCAGGAGGCGGGCGTAGCGGCGCAGAGGAGGCAGGAGCCACAGGAGGGCAGCGCCTGCCAGGGGCAGGACCGCCATGATGGTCAGGACGGGCAGCGTTGCGGGAAGAGTCTGCATGTGGCGGTGTCCTCTCAGAGCCTGCTTGCCAGGACGGCGGCCAGGGCAAGGACGGTCCCGCCCAGCATGTACCCGGCGTAGGAGCGCACGTACCCGGACTCGGTACGCCGGAGAAGGCTGCCCGCGGCCGAGGCGGTGACGGCGGCCCCCTCCACGGCCCCATCGACGACGTAGCGCTCGGCGGCCCGCGTGGCCGCGACGAGCCCCTGGCCCGGGCGCATCGCCACGGCCTCGTTGAGGGCGTCCTGGTACATGTCGTGGCGTGCCGCCTCCACCAGGACGCTGCCCGGCTGGACCACGGTGGGCACCTCACGGCGCGCGTACATGACCCAGGCGACCAGCGCCCCCAGGAGCACCAGCGCCAGAGTACCTCCCATGATGAGCGTCACAGGAAGGACCGGCTCGTGGGCGGAGTGGTCCACGTGCCCGGTGACCGGTTCCAGCCAGGTGGTGAAGGCCTCCCCCTGGCTGAGCAGTCCTCCCAGGCCCAGGGAGAAGACCGACAGGACGATAAGCGGGAGGGTCATGAGCCATCCGGACTCATGAGGGTGGACCTCTCCCTCCAGGTCGCTGCTCGTGGTCCACCGGGCCTTGCCGTGGAAGATCATGAAGAAGAGGCGGGACATGTAGAAGGCGGTCAGGCCCGCGCCCAGCAGTGCGACCGTCCCCAGGACCCAGGGCTGAGCACCCTCCCCGGTAAAGGCGGCCTCAATGATCCTGTCCTTGGACCAGAAGCCTGAGAAGGGAGGAACTCCCAGGATGGCGAGCCAGCCGATACCCATCGTCACCCAGGTGACCCGCATAACCCGGTACAAGGCGC includes the following:
- a CDS encoding NADH-quinone oxidoreductase subunit M, giving the protein MQTLPATLPVLTIMAVLPLAGAALLWLLPPLRRYARLLGLAVSLAVLAVGVWALSMFDLSQAGTVQLAQTTPWIPSFGAYWALGVNGLGLSMLLLGAVLVPVVLLASWKEVPQERQALLTGLVLALEAFVVVIFSARDLFLFYVCFEAMLVPVYFLIGCLGGPGRQRAALKFLLYSLAGGLVMLLGVVMLAIYTSENQVGFLIDTMAGNLTLSPTMSRWLFLSFFIAFAVKAPMVPLHTWLPDAAEQATPGTSVLLIGVLDKIGTYGMVTLVLPLFPEASRWASPVVVVLALVSIIYGGLAAVAQDNLYRLISYTSVSHFGFMVLGIFSGSQVAATGAMVYMVAHGLSIAGLYLVTGFVARRTGTVNISELGGLARVMPVAAGTFLVSGLASIALPGLSGFVPEWMVLTGTFSVSVPLGVAAVTGVVIAAVYVLLPYQRVFTGAPSPDRTGLGDLEGRERLVLVPVVGAMLALGLVPAPLTDLLDDVGEQASTVVSQPTAQVTASAGQQPLHEHAPLPEPRKGA